The Nitrospirota bacterium genome has a segment encoding these proteins:
- a CDS encoding YjbQ family protein, whose translation MVFTSTLSLRTTSETDILDLTPQVARVVEESGVREGLLTVFVPGSTASVTTIEYESGAVNDLRRAIERIAPRGPVYEHDQRWGDMNGYAHVRAALLGPSVAVPISRGKPALGTWQQIVLCDFDNRPRERHVIVHVLGE comes from the coding sequence ATGGTCTTCACCTCGACCCTATCGCTCAGAACAACTTCAGAGACCGATATCCTCGATCTGACCCCACAGGTCGCACGGGTCGTCGAAGAGTCCGGCGTGCGCGAGGGGCTGCTCACGGTCTTCGTTCCCGGCTCCACCGCCTCGGTCACCACTATCGAATATGAAAGCGGCGCGGTAAACGACTTGCGACGGGCCATCGAGCGCATCGCGCCTCGGGGACCGGTGTACGAGCACGACCAACGCTGGGGGGACATGAACGGCTACGCCCACGTGCGCGCCGCGCTCCTGGGCCCATCGGTAGCCGTCCCCATTTCCCGCGGAAAACCGGCCCTCGGCACGTGGCAGCAGATCGTGCTCTGTGATTTCGACAACCGCCCGCGCGAACGCCATGTCATCGTGCACGTCCTGGGGGAATAG
- a CDS encoding 2-oxoacid:ferredoxin oxidoreductase subunit beta: MSTLPNVPSSTAPAPALKLSRKDFQSDQEIRWCPGCGDYSILNAATTAFAQLGVPREKFVVVSGIGCSSRFPYYVNTYGFHGIHGRAPAIATGIALANPDLLVWVMTGDGDGLSIGGNHLLHAMRRNVNLKIVLFDNRIYGLTKGQYSPTSEFGKVNKSAPFGTVERPVDPILLALAAGATFVARSVDVYQKHMIEMLRRAALHKGAAFLHVFQNCPIYNDNAFTDFTEKEIRDDRNIELVHGQPLVFGKNKDQALRMGSGHRIEVVPMGSGARGSAVEREASRTRNNLSPTMEGRHDEASDVLHYDATDPATAYLLAGLKPPDFPMPIGVFRETQLPAYEELVHRQIRDITEKRGPGDLDRVFGSGDTWDVRD, encoded by the coding sequence ATGTCGACCCTCCCCAACGTCCCCTCGTCCACCGCGCCGGCGCCCGCGCTGAAGCTCAGTCGGAAAGATTTCCAATCCGATCAGGAGATCCGTTGGTGCCCAGGTTGCGGGGACTATTCGATCCTGAACGCCGCGACCACGGCCTTCGCCCAGCTCGGCGTGCCCCGCGAGAAATTCGTGGTCGTTTCCGGCATCGGTTGTTCATCACGCTTCCCCTATTACGTGAACACCTATGGATTCCATGGCATCCACGGCCGCGCTCCGGCCATCGCCACGGGGATCGCGCTGGCCAATCCGGACCTCCTCGTGTGGGTCATGACGGGCGACGGCGACGGCCTGTCCATCGGAGGGAATCACCTCCTCCACGCCATGCGTCGGAACGTGAACCTGAAGATCGTTCTCTTTGACAATCGGATCTACGGATTGACCAAGGGTCAGTACTCGCCGACGAGCGAATTCGGCAAGGTAAACAAGTCCGCTCCATTCGGAACGGTGGAGCGACCTGTCGATCCCATCCTATTGGCCCTCGCGGCCGGCGCCACGTTTGTGGCCCGTTCCGTCGATGTGTATCAGAAGCACATGATTGAAATGCTCCGCCGGGCCGCGTTGCACAAAGGGGCCGCCTTTCTCCATGTCTTCCAGAACTGCCCGATCTACAACGACAATGCGTTCACCGACTTCACCGAGAAGGAGATTCGCGACGATCGCAACATCGAACTCGTTCACGGTCAACCGCTCGTTTTTGGGAAGAACAAGGACCAAGCGCTGCGAATGGGATCGGGTCACCGCATCGAGGTGGTCCCGATGGGGAGCGGGGCGCGCGGATCAGCGGTCGAGCGTGAGGCGAGCCGCACTCGCAACAATTTGTCGCCGACCATGGAAGGTCGGCATGACGAAGCGAGTGATGTGCTGCACTACGACGCAACAGACCCGGCGACGGCCTATCTGCTCGCCGGATTGAAGCCGCCGGATTTTCCGATGCCCATCGGCGTTTTCCGTGAAACCCAGCTCCCCGCTTACGAAGAACTCGTCCATCGTCAGATTCGAGACATCACAGAGAAGAGAGGTCCCGGGGACCTCGACCGGGTTTTCGGCTCAGGCGATACCTGGGACGTTCGCGACTGA